CGACAACGACCCGGAGCGGCTGGCCGAGGCCGTGGACGCGGCCCGTTACGCGCACGGCGGCGCCACCGTCGTCGGCGACACGGTCGACCTCCTCGACCGGGACTCGGCCAGGGACTGGGCCGCGCGCACGGAGAAGGAGTTCGGGCGGGTCGACGGACTGGTCCACCTCGTCGGCGGCTGGCGCGGCAGCGAGACCTTCACCAAGACCAGTCTCGACGACTGGGACCTGCTGGAGCTGCTGCTCATCCGTACCGTGCAGCACACCTCCCTCGCCTTCCACGAGGCACTGCAGCGCAGCGACCGCGGCCGGTACGTCCTGATCAGCGCCGCGGGCGCGGGCAAGCCCACCGCGGGCAACGCCGCGTACGCCGCCGCCAAGGCCGCCGCCGAGGCGTGGACGCTGGCCATGGCCGACTATTTCCGCAAGGCCGGGAAGTCCGAGGGCGCCGATGGGCCGACGTCCGCCGCCGCCATCCTGGTGGTGAAGGCGCTGGTGCACGACGCGATGCGCGCGGAGCGGCCGAACGCGAAGTTCGCGGGCTTCACGGACGTCGAGGATCTCGCCGAGTCCATCGCCGGTGTCTGGGAGCAGCCCGCCCGAGAAGTGAACGGAAAGCGTCTGTGGCTGACCGAGAAGCCGTGAACCCCGGCCGGGAGGCCGTGAACCCGCCGAAGACGGATGCCCGGCGGCGCCA
This region of Streptomyces ortus genomic DNA includes:
- a CDS encoding SDR family NAD(P)-dependent oxidoreductase, with the translated sequence MGNGSGGALSGAVIAVAGAGGPVGRATLLRLAEAGAVVVGADNDPERLAEAVDAARYAHGGATVVGDTVDLLDRDSARDWAARTEKEFGRVDGLVHLVGGWRGSETFTKTSLDDWDLLELLLIRTVQHTSLAFHEALQRSDRGRYVLISAAGAGKPTAGNAAYAAAKAAAEAWTLAMADYFRKAGKSEGADGPTSAAAILVVKALVHDAMRAERPNAKFAGFTDVEDLAESIAGVWEQPAREVNGKRLWLTEKP